AGCTGTTGTTACCTCATTTGTCACGGGAGCAGCCAGATTGCCGTTGAGTGCTTGTATATTTGAAGGATCTGTCTGCTGATTCGTGATCGTATTGTGAGTCTGTGGACTGGCCTTGGAAGCCTCTGTTAACAGGGGATTAGATGAATCTGGCGCAGACTTCACAGTCGGATGTGTCGGATTCAGGGTGGCAGCTTCTATGGAATTATCGCCCGAATCATCGACGGTCTCTGTCTGCGCATCTGTCTTTTTATCTGTCACTTCACTCTCCGCATCGGAAGTGGCATCTACAGGCTGCTGCAACTGTTGAATCACCGTTCGGGAAACTTCTTCCACAGTTGTATTTTCTGCCGACTGTTCACCCTGATTATTTTCATCCGCGGAAGAATCGGACTGGTTTTCTTCTCCGGAACTCTGATATTGCTGCTGAATGAGGGTTTGAATATCGATCTCAGAATCTTCTGTCGAAGCATCCGCGTTATCGGAATTCTCCGACTGAAATTCTTTAATCGCCTGCTTTAACTCCTCTGTTATTTTGATTTCCGGGAGTCCCGCTGACTGTAACAGAGAAACAGTCTCTTCTCCTGAATCAGCTGTTGCCTGCTCGGCTAAAGCTTCTGCTGTCAGATTCGGTTGTTGATCTGCCAGTATGAATTCACTCGACGTCCCCACCTGAGTCGATTCGGTAGATGTGATGTCGTCGCTCTGATTCTTCAATAAAGCTGCCAGACCTTCTGGAATCGGATAGGCTCCCTCTGGATTCGTTTCGGTAACTTCAGTCGGCAGTTTTACCAGAGTCTGATTCTCCGCAAACTGAAAACTGGCTGGAGGTTCTATTTCCCCAACAGTGGCAGTCACTTCCTGGAGAGATTGCTGCTGGGAATCATTAACAGCAGAATCGCTAAACAGTGAGTAGACCTGTTCTTTCTGCTTGACAGGTTGTTGTGTCTCAGCAGCCAGCGGATTGATCGTATCTGATCCGGTTTCTGCGGACTCCGTACTGCTTTCTGAAGCTGGTTCAGTTGAGTCTGCTGACTTTTCCGACACGCTGCCTGCAGCTGCCGACTGATCCTGAACCTCGCGAGAGTCGTTTCTCGAATCTTCACGCTGCAGATTGCCTGCGGATTCTGAATTTTCCTGGCTCTCAGCCGCAGTCTGAGGTGCGGGAGCCTGACTATCTACAGGAGTTCGCTCTGAGGGTAATTCCCGTGATCGGGCATCGATTTCCGGTTTTCGATCAGTAGTATTGCTTGACTGTTTTTTGGCGAGAGACTCACTTAGCTGCCTGCGATAACTCGAATCGGGATTGCGGGTTGCTCCCTGTTTCAGATCAAGATTTTGCTTCCCATACTTACTGAGATCCAGCGATTGTAGATCCAGCAGCGAAACCTTGTGAGAATCTGACATTTCTCATTACCTTTAAGTAAAATAAGTACCGAGGACAGTCTTCCTGCCGATTACTTGCGAACCGCGCAGTGGTATCCACAATGGAAATCAACTGTTTCATCAGTATCATATTCGTCAAAATCCTCACCCGGACATCACGTAAGAATACACAAAATAGA
The sequence above is a segment of the Gimesia algae genome. Coding sequences within it:
- a CDS encoding flagellar hook-length control protein FliK, producing MSDSHKVSLLDLQSLDLSKYGKQNLDLKQGATRNPDSSYRRQLSESLAKKQSSNTTDRKPEIDARSRELPSERTPVDSQAPAPQTAAESQENSESAGNLQREDSRNDSREVQDQSAAAGSVSEKSADSTEPASESSTESAETGSDTINPLAAETQQPVKQKEQVYSLFSDSAVNDSQQQSLQEVTATVGEIEPPASFQFAENQTLVKLPTEVTETNPEGAYPIPEGLAALLKNQSDDITSTESTQVGTSSEFILADQQPNLTAEALAEQATADSGEETVSLLQSAGLPEIKITEELKQAIKEFQSENSDNADASTEDSEIDIQTLIQQQYQSSGEENQSDSSADENNQGEQSAENTTVEEVSRTVIQQLQQPVDATSDAESEVTDKKTDAQTETVDDSGDNSIEAATLNPTHPTVKSAPDSSNPLLTEASKASPQTHNTITNQQTDPSNIQALNGNLAAPVTNEVTTAAPAGPVLDVKQVDQLVERISTAVKQSHSTGQQLKIRLSPPELGTLQIEVSLKNGEYTAKLEVQNRHAQKVINDNIAQLKEALSKTGVSLDRIDVHINTDASEDQRSSQSGTQSNSGNDFNSQQFSDNPQDNEQRSGEQSFVEDTVKQDEPADQDRPQVARSQGIVTENVEEIDVQI